The Drosophila innubila isolate TH190305 chromosome 2L unlocalized genomic scaffold, UK_Dinn_1.0 4_B_2L, whole genome shotgun sequence genome segment ACTGCGTTGTTCACATTCAAACAGACATCTATTACTATAGGTGACATCATTGCTGCCACAAACTGGTTCCATGTTGCGTGGACAGGGGCAGAGAGGCCTGCCACTAGATTTATCCTCCGGATGTCCACTAACGTAGGCTCCCAGTAGCAGGCACAGGGCCAACAGCAAACTCAATAACTTCATGTTTTCAATAGGTTAATCCGCAAGCTACTCAAAACTGTTACTGACTGAATTGGTTTGTGTATGCTCGACTATAGCCTAACTGGGACCTGGAACATTATCTTATCGTAAGCTCATTCTATTGGTAATTTTTTCCTAATATCTATTTGTGgtctttgtttttgtactTAATGTGAAATGAAACTACCAAGCATACTAACGTGAATAATTAGCAATATATTTgagaatttatttgctttgtttgaCATTGAGCTGTTTTTCGTTATGTATTATTTGAAGCAAATgcgctttatttaattttgttaacgCTAAAAAGCTGTTTACCAAAAGCGTTTCGCGTTGCCAACTAACTATTATTCTTTAGACCACTTTCGCTCTCTcgttctctcgctctctttatTAGATATGAGCAACTGTCGATATTTCACGACACAATGCAGCAATAAATGTGACGATCTACGGTGTTAATATTATGAGATATAATCAAACAATGTTAGACAGTAGAGATTAATTGgatggaaaatatatattttctttttaattgttacttttatttgacattaattctctaaatttaaatacatttttagttatttgatattttataaatttttaatttgcgccAAATAACATattcacaattattttaaatattattaaaaatatcatatgaaataaaaacacaacacTCGCTCATCTCTAATATTAAACTactctttttctcttcttcactctgtttgtctgtgtttctctctctctctctttctctttattgTTCAACCTATTTGCTCTGAACTCTTGTTATCAACTGCGCTGTTTTGCAGCACATTGACGTGTCGATCGAACAGAGCTCTTGAGAATCGTCAGGTGGGTAAAGTAATTAAGGTAAAATAGTCCattaaattgtgtaaattgCAGACGCACTtacttaacatttaattaataaaatgccataataatataatattttcaacgtTTACTCTCGTATATATCAATTTGGCGCACTCTATTGTTGTCTAAATAACAAACGACAAGTATTGTTGTATATGGGTACTAGTAATTCCATCAATTTGAAGAACTTTCGGTCACTTGGGAAATTAGACTAAAGCACACGATAACTTTTCCAACTTAGtttgaaaattggcattgccatGCGCGTTTCTTTGGCTCTTTGGGGCTCCGGGCTGATGTTGGTGATGATGCTCTTCCAAAATGGCTGGATGCCTGTGGCTTCTATCAATTGCCAGCCTTGTAAATTGATGGAGGCGCGCAAAGCAcatgcaaatgaaatgctaaacaatttcaatgagACGACTAAAGCAAAACATTGAATGagcagttgtttttgttttcaagtgGAAAGACACTCAAACAGACAAATAATCATCCACTTGCTGACTAATTAGTAAAACTGACGCATACTCAGATAGCACTCAGAGCTACTCAACTTCTCAATCTGCCCGCCACCGTCATACAAtacattttctttgctttgcaTTGCTTTTGAAGCTCAGTGCAAATTCAACGCTTGACGAGCAACGTTACCAGAGAATCTCGGCCgaatctttttttgttttgtatagaAATCCtaaagttaattataataagcAGTGCTATCAATTGAAATATGAAgtctttgaatttatttgccCTGCTTCTCTTTATCTGCGTCGTCTTTTTGGGTCAATCCGAGGCCAGCTATTGTCCGTGCAACCTGAAGGAAAAGGGACAGGTGTGCGGCTCCAATGGCGTTACCTTTGTGAATCGCTGTGAATTCGAGTGCACCCAGCGGGATTATAAGAAACTGGGACGCACTctcaacattaaaaatttgggACCTTGCTAAAGATGCCTTCAACTATGCGATGTGAATGATGTCTAACTCTGATTGCAAAAGCTATAAATCTTATAATCACTATTAGCTATTAATTCCtcctgaaataaaaaaaaatttaaacttcatgtaaattaagttgttttaaatgtattatttttccatgcttaaagacaattttttaatataaaaattggtatctgcttaataatataaattgataaagaTAATAAGCAAAGAATGTGTCTCAGTCAAAATTAGAAGCTGTGCtgtgaaaaaaattgttaaaaatttccgaaataaaaatttaaagaataaaattccatttttttaatgcccgttccgaaataataaaaaggaataagttttaatgcttaaatttaCTCAACACTTGCTTCACTACATAATTAGTGCACTCAGGTATAAATTATTATcgatatacgagtatattgaTTATACAAACTGAATCAGTAATTTAACGAGTGGAAAtggaataatttaaatgaatttgattGCGAATTTCAATGAGAAATGCTCTGAAGCGTGTCTATGTactacttatatatatttatcgagtatatatgcaaataatgCCATTTAATGCCAATTAAAAGTAGCAACAACTGATGACGTATCACTGAGTTCGTTTCCATTGATAGACTGATCCCCATTCCCCCTCCTTGGCTCTGATATCTTTCAAGTATTCGTCTCACGCACATCAATCAAATTGTGCATAATTAATCGACTCCAACGGtctgcagttttttttttttttttcaattttttctctCTTGCTTCTGAATTTCATATTACGGACAATGTGATTTATTAACTGGTGTCTCGCTGTTGTTAATTGAATCGCAACACATGCGACGCAACTGTCAAATTACTcaaaatatgcttaaatgCCCACCGTGCAACATTTTCGGTAACGGCAACCATAACTGCGAATCATTTATGCAGCATTCTGTGGCACCACAAAGAGGCCATGGGGACTACTACCGTTTGCTTTATGACAGGAAGCTGTCAGCtgcgttaaataaaaagaatggt includes the following:
- the LOC117782258 gene encoding protease inhibitor 2; translated protein: MKLLSLLLALCLLLGAYVSGHPEDKSSGRPLCPCPRNMEPVCGSNDVTYSNRCLFECEQRSMERSGRSLKLLRTGEC
- the LOC117782261 gene encoding uncharacterized protein LOC117782261, whose protein sequence is MRVSLALWGSGLMLVMMLFQNGWMPVASINCQPCKLMEARKAHANEMLNNFNETTKAKH
- the LOC117782259 gene encoding uncharacterized protein LOC117782259; this translates as MKSLNLFALLLFICVVFLGQSEASYCPCNLKEKGQVCGSNGVTFVNRCEFECTQRDYKKLGRTLNIKNLGPC